A single region of the Paraburkholderia sp. SOS3 genome encodes:
- the otnI gene encoding 2-oxo-tetronate isomerase, whose translation MPRFAANLTMMYREHAFLDRFGAAAADGFKAVEYLFPYDYPAEDLAALLKKHNLEQALFNAPPGDWASGERGIAALPGREDEFKRSVDTALQYAHVLGNRKLHFMAGLVPAGADRARHRDVYVHNVAYAASQAAQHGLMVVIEPINTRDMPGYFLNLQGDAKKICGEVGAANLKVQFDLYHCQIMEGDLAVKLKQMMKDDIGHLQIAGVPDRHEPDLGEVNYPYLFDLIDELGYDGWIGCEYIPKGPTSAGLGWAKKWLG comes from the coding sequence ATGCCCCGCTTTGCCGCCAACCTGACGATGATGTACCGCGAGCACGCGTTCCTCGACCGTTTCGGCGCGGCCGCCGCAGACGGCTTTAAAGCCGTCGAATATCTGTTTCCGTACGACTATCCGGCCGAAGACCTCGCCGCGCTGCTCAAGAAGCACAATCTCGAGCAGGCGTTGTTCAATGCGCCGCCCGGCGACTGGGCCAGCGGCGAGCGCGGCATCGCCGCGCTGCCGGGCCGCGAGGACGAGTTCAAGCGCAGCGTCGACACCGCGCTTCAATACGCGCACGTGCTCGGCAATCGCAAGCTTCACTTCATGGCCGGACTCGTCCCCGCCGGCGCGGACCGCGCACGGCATCGCGACGTCTATGTGCACAATGTCGCGTATGCGGCATCGCAAGCGGCACAGCATGGTTTGATGGTGGTGATCGAGCCGATCAACACGCGCGACATGCCCGGCTACTTCCTGAATCTGCAGGGCGACGCGAAAAAGATCTGCGGCGAAGTCGGCGCGGCGAATCTGAAAGTTCAGTTCGATCTCTATCACTGCCAGATCATGGAAGGCGATCTCGCCGTCAAGCTGAAGCAGATGATGAAAGACGATATCGGCCATCTGCAGATCGCAGGCGTGCCGGACCGTCACGAGCCGGACCTCGGCGAAGTGAACTACCCGTACCTGTTCGATCTCATCGACGAACTCGGCTACGACGGCTGGATCGGTTGCGAGTACATTCCGAAGGGCCCGACGTCGGCCGGCCTCGGTTGGGCGAAGAAGTGGCTCGGCTAG
- the otnK gene encoding 3-oxo-tetronate kinase: protein MTSSTALLGCIADDFTGATDLANMLVRGGMRTVQTIGVPSGPLDTPAEAIVVALKSRTAPREQAVAESLAALEWLKKLGCKQFYFKYCSTFDSTDAGNIGPVAEALMKALNAPFAIACPAFPENGRTVYRGNLFVGDLLLNESGMQNHPLTPMTDANLVRVLQRQTQTKVGLLRYDTVQRGAAAVNEARAALQRDGAALAIADAISDDDLYTLGEACANDLLLTGGSGLALGLPRNFERAGLLPAAKNSERVPGVKGLSAVLSGSCSRATQAQVAHWRDSGRPAFRVDPLALARGDKVADEAMAFAEPLLAKGPVLIYATSAPEEVSAVQKQLGTAASGELVEQALAAIARRMHQAGVRRFVVAGGETSGAVVNALDVKALQIGPQIDPGVPATVSIGATPLALALKSGNFGTVDFFSKTLALFDTLGAQP from the coding sequence ATGACTTCATCGACTGCCCTGCTCGGCTGCATCGCCGACGACTTCACGGGCGCGACCGACCTCGCGAACATGCTCGTGCGCGGCGGCATGCGCACCGTTCAAACCATCGGCGTGCCGAGCGGCCCGCTCGATACGCCTGCCGAAGCGATCGTGGTCGCGCTGAAATCGCGCACGGCGCCACGCGAACAGGCCGTCGCCGAATCGCTGGCCGCGCTCGAGTGGCTGAAAAAGCTCGGCTGCAAACAGTTCTACTTCAAGTATTGCTCGACGTTCGATTCGACCGACGCCGGCAATATCGGCCCCGTTGCCGAAGCATTGATGAAGGCGCTGAACGCGCCATTCGCGATCGCGTGCCCGGCGTTTCCGGAAAATGGCCGTACCGTCTATCGCGGCAATCTGTTTGTCGGCGACCTGCTGCTCAACGAATCGGGCATGCAGAACCATCCGCTGACGCCGATGACCGACGCGAACCTCGTGCGCGTGCTGCAGCGGCAAACGCAGACCAAAGTCGGCCTGCTGCGTTACGACACCGTGCAGCGCGGCGCCGCGGCCGTCAACGAAGCGCGCGCGGCGTTGCAGCGCGATGGCGCGGCACTCGCGATCGCCGACGCAATTTCGGACGACGACCTCTACACGCTCGGTGAAGCCTGTGCAAACGATCTGCTGCTGACTGGCGGCTCCGGTCTCGCTCTCGGGCTGCCGCGCAATTTCGAACGTGCAGGCCTGCTGCCCGCCGCGAAGAACAGCGAGCGCGTGCCGGGCGTGAAGGGCCTGTCCGCCGTGCTGTCCGGCAGTTGCTCGCGCGCGACGCAAGCGCAGGTCGCACACTGGCGCGACAGCGGACGCCCCGCGTTCCGCGTCGATCCGCTCGCACTTGCGCGCGGCGACAAGGTGGCCGACGAAGCAATGGCGTTCGCCGAACCGCTGCTCGCGAAAGGCCCGGTGCTGATCTACGCAACGAGCGCGCCGGAAGAAGTCAGTGCCGTGCAGAAGCAGCTCGGCACGGCGGCGTCGGGCGAGCTCGTCGAACAGGCGCTCGCGGCCATCGCCCGGCGCATGCATCAGGCAGGCGTGCGCCGCTTCGTCGTGGCGGGCGGCGAAACGTCGGGCGCGGTCGTCAATGCGCTCGACGTCAAAGCCCTGCAAATCGGGCCTCAAATCGATCCGGGCGTGCCGGCCACGGTTTCGATCGGCGCAACGCCGCTCGCGCTCGCGTTGAAGTCCGGCAACTTCGGCACCGTCGATTTCTTCAGCAAGACGCTGGCTCTGTTCGACACGCTGGGAGCGCAGCCATGA
- the otnC gene encoding 3-oxo-tetronate 4-phosphate decarboxylase encodes MSATVTSAAAAESRAREEIARIGADLYSRRYTVGSAGNISARLEDGWLITPTDACLGHLDPAKIAKVGREGEWVSGDKPSKTLALHRGVYDTNPEMHGVVHTHSTNLVALTLAGVWKQSDVLPPITPYYVMKVGHIPLIPYCRPGDPSVAERVRTLANDVRGVLLERLGPVVWGASVSQAAWALEELEETAQLWLMTEPRPAPLTDAQIDELRSTFGARW; translated from the coding sequence ATGAGCGCAACGGTTACTTCAGCGGCAGCGGCCGAAAGCCGCGCGCGCGAAGAGATCGCGCGCATCGGCGCCGATCTGTATTCGCGCCGCTATACGGTCGGCTCCGCGGGCAATATCAGCGCGCGGCTCGAAGACGGCTGGCTCATCACGCCGACCGACGCGTGCCTCGGCCATCTCGATCCGGCGAAGATCGCGAAGGTCGGCCGCGAAGGCGAATGGGTGAGCGGCGACAAGCCGTCGAAAACGCTCGCGCTGCATCGCGGCGTCTACGACACGAACCCCGAGATGCACGGCGTCGTGCACACGCATTCGACGAATCTCGTCGCGTTGACGCTCGCCGGTGTCTGGAAGCAGAGCGACGTGCTGCCGCCGATCACGCCGTACTACGTGATGAAAGTCGGCCACATTCCGCTGATTCCGTACTGCCGCCCCGGCGACCCGAGCGTCGCCGAACGCGTGCGCACGCTCGCGAACGACGTACGCGGCGTGCTGCTCGAACGGCTTGGTCCCGTAGTGTGGGGGGCAAGCGTATCGCAAGCCGCATGGGCGCTCGAAGAACTCGAGGAAACCGCGCAACTGTGGCTCATGACCGAGCCGCGCCCCGCGCCGCTGACGGACGCGCAAATCGACGAGCTGCGCTCGACGTTCGGCGCGCGCTGGTAA
- a CDS encoding FadR/GntR family transcriptional regulator, producing the protein MSPATPRVAAETDETGGTSISASGSTSGGTFDAGTLGERVAEKLLSKIRGDGLAPGTRLPSEHAMAQHFGVSRTVMREAIALLKADGLLTTRKGSGAFISQTAFPHAAKGDPLTEQSVQSLLNLTEVRRGLEAEIASLAAVRRTPGQLAEIEHALRRVEDAMRAGGDGVEEDVQFHLRIAEATGNPYWVRFIEMFAQQIRLAVKVTRANEARRMDFVNQVKEEHDRIVAAIVAGDPDEARIAAGDHMLCVAERVRLADRDFWAGSGGKLAHDLVKDFGV; encoded by the coding sequence ATGAGCCCGGCGACCCCACGCGTTGCGGCCGAGACAGACGAGACGGGCGGCACCTCAATTAGCGCCTCAGGTAGCACTTCAGGCGGCACATTCGATGCCGGCACGCTGGGCGAACGCGTGGCCGAAAAGCTGTTGTCGAAAATCCGCGGCGACGGTCTCGCGCCGGGCACACGGCTGCCTTCTGAACATGCGATGGCGCAGCACTTCGGCGTGAGCCGCACGGTGATGCGCGAAGCGATCGCGCTGCTAAAAGCCGACGGGTTGCTGACCACGCGCAAGGGGAGCGGCGCGTTTATCAGTCAGACGGCGTTTCCGCACGCGGCCAAGGGCGATCCACTGACCGAGCAGTCGGTGCAGTCGCTGTTGAACCTCACGGAAGTGCGGCGCGGGCTCGAAGCGGAGATCGCGTCGCTCGCCGCCGTGCGGCGCACGCCGGGGCAGCTCGCGGAAATCGAGCACGCGCTGCGGCGCGTCGAAGACGCGATGCGCGCGGGCGGCGATGGCGTCGAAGAAGATGTGCAGTTTCATCTGCGCATCGCGGAGGCGACGGGCAACCCGTATTGGGTGCGCTTCATCGAGATGTTCGCGCAGCAGATCCGGCTGGCCGTGAAGGTCACGCGCGCGAATGAAGCGCGCCGGATGGATTTCGTGAACCAGGTGAAAGAAGAGCACGATCGCATCGTCGCGGCGATCGTTGCTGGCGACCCCGACGAGGCGCGCATCGCCGCCGGCGATCACATGCTGTGCGTGGCGGAGCGCGTACGGCTTGCGGACCGCGACTTCTGGGCGGGCAGCGGCGGCAAGCTCGCGCACGATCTGGTGAAGGACTTCGGCGTTTGA
- the denD gene encoding D-erythronate dehydrogenase, with the protein MKVLVTGAAGFLGHRLIRALLARGELTGPAGKPVAIERIDAFDVVPLEGIDDPRVHPVTGDIADPVQIERLVDADTHAIFHLAAIVSGQAEQEFELGMRINFDATRTLFERIRTLGTQARFVMTSSVAVFGGAMPATVPDSQVWSPQSSYGTQKALSDLMLADYSRRGYIDGRSLRMPTIVVRPGKPNRAASSFASGIIREPINGVDAVCPVAPETILWLMSPDRAIENLLHGFELPKDKLTQGRVINMPGLSVSVKDMLASLRRIAGDAVANRVKMERDPAIERIVNSWPGNFSADYARALGFVFDADFDSVVHAFIRDNAAQ; encoded by the coding sequence ATGAAAGTGCTGGTAACGGGTGCGGCGGGCTTCCTCGGCCACCGTCTGATTCGCGCGCTGCTGGCGCGCGGCGAACTGACCGGCCCGGCCGGCAAACCGGTTGCGATCGAGCGCATCGATGCGTTCGACGTGGTGCCGCTCGAAGGCATCGACGACCCGCGCGTGCATCCGGTCACCGGCGACATTGCCGATCCGGTGCAGATCGAGCGGCTCGTCGACGCCGACACCCACGCGATATTTCACCTGGCCGCCATCGTATCGGGGCAGGCCGAACAGGAATTCGAGCTCGGCATGCGCATCAACTTCGACGCGACGCGCACGCTGTTCGAACGCATCCGCACGCTCGGCACGCAGGCGCGCTTCGTGATGACCAGTTCGGTCGCCGTCTTCGGCGGCGCGATGCCGGCCACGGTGCCCGACTCGCAGGTGTGGTCGCCGCAAAGTTCGTACGGCACGCAAAAAGCGCTGTCCGACCTGATGCTTGCCGACTATAGCCGGCGCGGCTACATCGACGGCCGCAGCCTGCGCATGCCGACCATCGTCGTGCGGCCCGGCAAGCCGAACCGCGCGGCATCGAGCTTCGCGAGCGGCATCATTCGCGAGCCGATCAACGGCGTCGACGCGGTATGCCCCGTCGCGCCGGAAACCATCCTGTGGCTGATGTCGCCCGATCGCGCAATCGAGAATCTGCTGCACGGCTTCGAACTGCCCAAAGATAAGCTCACGCAAGGGCGTGTGATCAATATGCCGGGCCTGTCGGTGTCGGTGAAGGACATGCTCGCATCGCTGCGGCGCATTGCCGGCGATGCGGTGGCGAACCGCGTGAAGATGGAACGCGACCCGGCCATCGAGCGCATCGTCAATTCGTGGCCGGGCAATTTCTCGGCCGACTACGCGCGCGCCCTCGGCTTTGTATTCGACGCCGATTTCGACAGCGTCGTGCATGCTTTCATTCGCGATAACGCCGCACAATAG
- a CDS encoding FadR/GntR family transcriptional regulator, with protein sequence MATSTSTPRPSVTFDAPVITNVGTLADRVTAVLLEKIKGGEFPAGTRLPTEQVISERFGVSRTVVREAISRLKSDGLVEVRQGSGTVVREPNRTTAFRLDIDPKDSVDAVLRVTELRRGIEAEAAALAAQRRTRAQLADIRRALAAIDAAAKEKRDGVDEDLAFHMAISRATGNPLYPSLLEFISQFTHAAILVTRTNEARRDDFSTQVRNEHRALFDAISAQDAEAARQAAITHIDNAGARIQEADSAFWEDVGSAAARPLINEEKKAARKGTLDESPGGSGKSARSRPRS encoded by the coding sequence ATGGCCACCTCCACCTCTACGCCCCGCCCCTCCGTCACCTTCGACGCGCCCGTCATCACGAATGTCGGCACGCTCGCCGATCGCGTCACGGCCGTCCTGCTCGAAAAGATCAAGGGCGGCGAATTTCCGGCCGGCACGCGGCTGCCGACCGAACAGGTGATCTCCGAGCGCTTCGGCGTGAGCCGCACCGTCGTGCGCGAAGCCATCTCGCGGCTGAAGTCCGACGGCCTCGTCGAAGTGCGTCAGGGCAGCGGAACCGTCGTGCGCGAACCGAACCGCACCACCGCGTTCCGGCTCGACATCGATCCGAAAGATTCGGTCGATGCGGTGCTGCGCGTCACGGAACTTCGCCGCGGCATCGAAGCGGAAGCGGCCGCGCTCGCCGCGCAGCGCCGCACGCGCGCGCAACTGGCCGACATCAGGCGCGCACTTGCCGCCATCGATGCGGCCGCGAAGGAAAAGCGCGACGGCGTAGACGAAGACCTCGCGTTCCATATGGCGATTTCGCGCGCGACCGGCAATCCGCTCTATCCGTCGCTGCTCGAATTCATCAGCCAGTTCACGCATGCGGCGATTCTCGTGACGCGCACGAACGAAGCACGCCGCGACGATTTCTCGACCCAGGTGCGCAACGAACACCGCGCGCTGTTCGATGCGATTTCGGCTCAGGACGCGGAAGCCGCACGGCAGGCCGCCATTACGCATATCGACAACGCCGGCGCGCGGATTCAGGAGGCCGACTCGGCATTCTGGGAAGACGTCGGCAGCGCGGCCGCGCGGCCCCTGATCAACGAGGAAAAGAAAGCGGCCCGCAAGGGAACCCTCGACGAATCGCCCGGCGGCTCCGGCAAAAGCGCTCGCAGTCGCCCGCGCAGCTAG
- a CDS encoding branched-chain amino acid ABC transporter permease, with protein sequence MSFVVNNVQVLFAGLALGSIYALVALGFVLIVRATNVVNFAQGDFAMLGGFAMVAFLSSGLPYWLAFVLALVVLGIFGVIFALGVYYPLRHRSYLPVIISTLGASIFMQNGALFIFGPQPRAMKRLFDTPGIDVGGVFMDTQYLAILGFTAIAVTFQYVLFERTMLGKKLQATSQDKDMARLVGIPVAAMIAFTFFYSAVLGGLAGALVSPILFVSIGMGSIIALKAFAAAIIGGFGDITGAIIGGLLLGVVESFGAQYISVAYKDAFAFLLLFLFLMLRPQGIFGEKISEKA encoded by the coding sequence ATGAGCTTCGTGGTCAACAACGTTCAGGTGCTGTTCGCCGGACTTGCGCTGGGTTCGATCTATGCATTGGTCGCGCTCGGCTTCGTGCTGATCGTCAGAGCCACCAACGTCGTCAATTTCGCGCAAGGCGACTTTGCGATGTTGGGCGGGTTCGCAATGGTCGCGTTTCTGAGCAGCGGCCTGCCCTACTGGCTCGCGTTCGTACTCGCACTCGTCGTGCTCGGCATCTTCGGCGTGATCTTCGCGCTCGGCGTGTATTACCCGCTGCGCCATCGCTCGTATCTGCCGGTGATCATCAGCACGCTCGGCGCATCGATCTTCATGCAGAACGGCGCGCTCTTTATCTTCGGTCCGCAGCCGCGCGCGATGAAGCGCCTGTTCGACACGCCGGGCATCGACGTCGGCGGCGTGTTCATGGACACCCAATACCTCGCCATTCTCGGTTTCACCGCCATCGCGGTGACGTTCCAGTACGTGCTGTTCGAACGCACGATGCTCGGCAAGAAGCTGCAGGCCACGTCGCAGGACAAGGACATGGCGCGCCTCGTCGGCATCCCGGTCGCGGCGATGATCGCGTTCACGTTCTTCTACAGCGCGGTGCTCGGCGGCCTTGCCGGCGCGCTCGTGTCGCCGATCCTGTTCGTGTCGATCGGCATGGGTTCGATCATTGCGCTCAAAGCGTTCGCGGCCGCGATTATCGGCGGATTCGGCGACATCACGGGCGCGATTATCGGCGGCCTGCTGCTTGGCGTCGTCGAAAGCTTCGGCGCGCAGTACATCTCGGTCGCCTATAAGGACGCGTTCGCGTTCCTGCTGCTGTTCCTGTTCCTGATGCTGCGTCCGCAAGGCATCTTCGGCGAAAAGATTTCGGAGAAAGCATGA